ACTTTTACGAAAAAGCTTAGTCGGTGGTGCTACATTATATTTTTCCCGCTTTAATAATTCATCCAGTCCCTGTATTTTATCTAATACAATCAGCTCATCAAATATAAAATATGGTTCTAATCTATTCCCAAAGTCATTTAAACTTCCACATATTGAAATATCAGCATCATATCTAGTAATAAGATTAACAAGATGTTCAAACATTTTAGCATCACAAAAATCATCATCATCAACAATTAATATGTATTCACATGAGGCTGCATCAATAGCTAAATTTCTACCTACTGATGCCCCCTGATTTTCTGAAATGCTAATTAGTTTTATTCTATTATCCTTTTGAGTATAATTTTTACATATTGATGCGGTATCATCTGTTGAACCATTATTAATGAGTATAACTTCAAAATTAGAAAACGTCTGTGAAAGAACGCTTTCTAACGCCCGAGCAAGATAATTCATTCTGTTATAAGTTACAAGTATAACACTAATCATTGGTAAATTATTAAACATATTTAATTTCTCCCTAGTATTTCTATAAACTCCTAATCCCTTCCCCCTATTTAATAACTAATATATCCTATTATCAAATTGAGATTCACCTAATCCTAAACTTTTCAACTGTTTTTTTAATATCTCTGATATATCCTTTTGTTGAATTGAAACTATAACAAATATATTCTTCATCTTATTCATGGAGATTCCTTTAAGTACAGAGGGTAAATATACTTGTATTCCGTCAATTATACATCCTTCCTTTATATGGCTATTATCTAGGAATCCTTTTACATTATATCCTGCACTTTTTAGAATTCGAGCAGTCCCCTCACCATTATATCCTGTAGGGAATATATATATATCCTTGTCATCTTTACCTGCTACTATCTCCAATGTTCTCTCAATCACATCTTTTTGATAAAGATACAATCCCATATATGACCCATGCCTACATACAAAATCAAATAATTCTATTTCTGGAGATGTTTTATATATCGCTTTAATTACATCTATATTATCCTCGATCACTACTGATAGCTCCTGAATTTGATCTAAATCAAATGTATCACACCGCGTTGCAAATAGTCCTAATAGAAATGTAACTCTCGAGATAATATATTGCCTTCTAATACTTTCATA
This genomic window from Cellulosilyticum sp. I15G10I2 contains:
- a CDS encoding glycosyltransferase family 2 protein → MFNNLPMISVILVTYNRMNYLARALESVLSQTFSNFEVILINNGSTDDTASICKNYTQKDNRIKLISISENQGASVGRNLAIDAASCEYILIVDDDDFCDAKMFEHLVNLITRYDADISICGSLNDFGNRLEPYFIFDELIVLDKIQGLDELLKREKYNVAPPTKLFRKSLFEGLRFPVGALVDDIHIIYKVFSNANTIVAQGTPLYHFTKHDNNMTSFIQSNNLSADLLNEYLLMYRERTEYLSEKIPLIKPRARYSEWSYMISMCDKIVRYQCEGCEQPLAQMVQQLEENYNNILKSPFTTVNEAKTLKKILHRI